The genomic window GATCTTACCAGAGACCATCTTGCCGGCAAAGAAATGGAAATAGGTCGCTATTACCTTAAGCAAGATGACACTATCGCTGCGATCAATCGTTTTCGCTATGTGGTTGATAATTATCAAACCACCAGTCATGTACCAGAAGCTTTACATCGCCTTGTAGAGTCTTACTTAACGCTTGGGGTTGTTGATGAGGCGAAACGCTACGCCGCTGTGCTTGGTTATAATTTCCCAAATAGCTCATGGTATCGTGATAGTTACCGTTTGATGGAAGAGTATGGTTCTGATACTAGTTCTGGATTGAAGAAGCCAGAGAAAGAATCATCATGGTGGGATAGTATTATTCCGTAACTGATGGTAACATTATGCTGATAAGGCTTTCCATTCGTGATATAGTTTTAATTGAAAGCTGTGATATAGAGCTGAAGTCGGGCTTATGTGTGCTTTCCGGTGAGACGGGCGCTGGTAAATCTATATTACTTGATTCTCTTGGCTTGGTACTAGGGGCGCGTGCGGATATTTCACTTATCCGTAATCAAAAAGAGCAAGGTACGGTTAGCGCCGAATTTGATATTTCAGGAAATAATCGGGTGAAAGAAATACTAGCTGAGCTAGGGCTGGAAGAATCCGATAATATGATAATAAGACGGATAATAAATTCTGACGGTAAAAGTAGAGCGTTACTTAATGACCAGCCGATAGCCCTTACTTCTTTGAAAAAAATTACGGAAAATATTATTGAGCTTAACGGGCAACATGATCAAAAAATCCTTATGGATAATTCTTTGCACAAGAAAATGCTGGATGATTATGGAAAACTCGCGGAGACCCAAAAGAGTGTGGCTGAAAAATATACGGCTTGGAGTAAAAGTAAAAAGGCGGTAAGCGATCTTAAAGAAGAGATAGAGCTTGCCACCCGTGAACAGGAATATTTACGGCATATGCGTAGTGAGTTAAAGCAGCTTAATCCGCAAATAGGTGAGGAGGAAAGCCTATCGGAAACTCGTGCTGAAATGATGAAAAGTGAAAAAATGTTTGGTGTGTTAGATGAGGCGATAGCTGAGCTTAATTCCGGTAGTGGTGTGCTTGCCGCTTTACGTAATGCCCAGCGCACTCTCAGTCGCTCACCGCTTACTAATGACTTGGCGGAGTTCTCTGCTATAATAGAGGGATTAGAAAAAGCCGCGATTGAGGCGGAGGAGGCTTTATATTCTTTGGAAAAGATTGGTCAGGAATCACAGTTTGATCCAGTAAAGCTTGAGGAAACAGAAGAAAGATTATTCGCGCTGAAAGCGGCGGGACGTAAATATAATTTACCGCTTGATGAGCTTGCCACTCTTAAGGAGCAAGTAGAGGAAAAACTTGATATAATAGATTCACAGGAAGAAAAATTGCGTAAGCTTAACGCTCTTTCGACAAAGGCAAAAGAAGAGTTTTTAAGTGAGGCTTTTACGCTATCAGATAAACGTAGAAAAATTGCCACTAGCTTGGAGAAAGCCGTAGAAAAGGAATTAAAGCCACTAAAAATGGAATCCACTCGTTTCAGGGTTCTAATTGAGCGGACGGATGAACAAAGCTGGAATTCATCGGGCATTGATAATATCCAGTTTGAGTGCGCTACCAATGTACCAAAAGACGCTACGGAAATTCACTATGCCTCACTTAACAAGATTGCCTCTGGCGGTGAGATTTCCCGCTTTATGCTTGCTCTTAAAGTAGTTCTTAGTGGAAATAATAACACCCCAACCATTATTTTTGATGAGATAGATACCGGAACCGGCGGCGCTGTCGCTGATGCTATCGGCAAGCGGCTTGCTGCTCTTTCCGCTGACTCACAAATATTGGTGGTAACTCACCTACCGCAAGTCGCTGTGCGTGGTAATCATCATTTATTTATCAGCAAACAGGAAAAGAATGGTAAAATCGTAACTGAGGTAAAAGAACTTTCCACTAAGGAAAGAGAAGAGGAGCTA from Rickettsiales bacterium includes these protein-coding regions:
- the recN gene encoding DNA repair protein RecN: MLIRLSIRDIVLIESCDIELKSGLCVLSGETGAGKSILLDSLGLVLGARADISLIRNQKEQGTVSAEFDISGNNRVKEILAELGLEESDNMIIRRIINSDGKSRALLNDQPIALTSLKKITENIIELNGQHDQKILMDNSLHKKMLDDYGKLAETQKSVAEKYTAWSKSKKAVSDLKEEIELATREQEYLRHMRSELKQLNPQIGEEESLSETRAEMMKSEKMFGVLDEAIAELNSGSGVLAALRNAQRTLSRSPLTNDLAEFSAIIEGLEKAAIEAEEALYSLEKIGQESQFDPVKLEETEERLFALKAAGRKYNLPLDELATLKEQVEEKLDIIDSQEEKLRKLNALSTKAKEEFLSEAFTLSDKRRKIATSLEKAVEKELKPLKMESTRFRVLIERTDEQSWNSSGIDNIQFECATNVPKDATEIHYASLNKIASGGEISRFMLALKVVLSGNNNTPTIIFDEIDTGTGGAVADAIGKRLAALSADSQILVVTHLPQVAVRGNHHLFISKQEKNGKIVTEVKELSTKEREEELARMLAGAIITKEARTAARKLLEQAA